GGCTCGGCGGCGCCCGTGAGCGCCGGGGCGACGCCCACCGGGTCGGACGCGACGACCGGCTCGGGCACCACCGCGAGCCGGGGACGGCGGCGTCGCCGTCCCGGACCGTGCCCGGTGCCGTAGCCGATCAGCACGTTGCCCGATCCGGCGCGCTCCTCCTCACGGTAGGTGGCGTGCCCGGCGGGCTCCGGGGCGCCGCCGCCGTCGGGCGCCGCGTCGCCGTCGAGCGCCGCGACGGTGATCAGCGGCTGGCCGACCGGACGCACCTCACCGGCCGCGCCGTGCAGCGCCACGACCCGTCCGGCGTACGGGCAGGGCACGTCCACGACCGCCTTGGCCGTCTCGACCTCGACCACGGTCTGGTCCACGGTCACCACGTCGCCGACCGCGACCCGCCACTCGACGATCTCCGCCTCGGTGAGCCCCTCACCGAGATCGGGCAGGAGAAAGACGCGTTCGCTCATGCCGACACCTCCCTGCGGTCGGCGTCGGCACGAGGCTCGACCGCCCTGCACCTCATGATCCGCTCGCTGCGCTCGCTCATGCCGCGCTGCCCTGGTGCGTGGGGACCCACCGGGCGTCGGGCTGGTCGTCCCACTGGAGCCGGGCGACCGCGTCGAGCACCCGGTCGACGCCGGGCAGGTGCGTGTGCTCCAGCATCGGCGCCGGGTAGGGGATGTCGAGCCCGGCGACCCGCAGCACCGGGGCGTGCAGGGCGTGGAAGCAGCGTTCCTGCACCCGGGCGGCGATCTCGGCGCCGACGCCGGCGAAGCCGGGCGCCTCCTGGATCACCACGCACCGGCCGGTCCGCCGTACCGAGGCGGTGATCGTCTCGTCGTCGAACGGCACGATGGTGCGGACGTCCACCACCTCGAGATCCCAGCCCTCCTCGCGGGCGGCCTCGGCGGCCTCCAGCGCGACCGGCACCGCCGGCCCGTACGCGACGAGGGTGGCGTCGCGGCCCGGGCGGCGCACGACCGCGCGGCCGAACGGCTCGGCCCGCGCCGGCAGCTCCGCGTCGGCGCTGGAGAAGTAGAGCTTCTTCGGCTCCATGAAGACCACCGGGTCCGGGTCGGCGATCGCCTCCCGCAGCAGCGAGTACGCGTCGGCGACGGTCGCCGGGGTGACGACCTTCAGGCCGGGGGTGTGCGCGTAGTACGCCTCGCTGGAGTCGCAGTGGTGCTCGACACCGCCGATGCCGCCGGCGTAGGGAACCCGGATGACGATCGGCACGCTGAGCGCGCCGCGCGTGCGGTTGCGCAGCTTCGCGACGTGCGAGGCGATCTGCTCGAACGCCGGGTACGCGAAGGCGTCGAACTGCATCTCGACCACCGGCCGCAGCCCGGACATGGCCAGGCCGACCGCGAAGCCGACGATACCGGCCTCGGCGAGCGGGGTGTCGAAGCAGCGCTTGTCGCCGAACCGGGCCTGCAGGCCGTCGGTGATGCGGAAGACGCCGCCGAGTGCGCCGACGTCCTCGCCGAAGACGACGACCCGCTCGTCCTCGGCCATCGCGTCGGCGAGCGCCGTGTTGAGCGCCTTCGCCATGGTGGTGGCCATCAGGCGTCCCCCTCCTGCTCGGCCGCGGCCAGCTCGGCGCGGACCTGTTCCCGCTGCTCCACGAGCTGCGGCGTCGGCTCGGCGTAGACGTGGTCGAAGAGGCTGAGCGGATCCACCGTGGGCTGGGCGTTCATCCGCTCGCGCAGCGCCGCCGCGTACGCCTCGGCCTCCGCCGCGATCGCGGCGACCGCGTCGTCGTCCAGCTCGCCCCGCGTCCGCAGGTAGGTCTCCAGCCGGCTGATCGGGTCCCGGTCCCGCCAGGCGTCGACCTCGGCGCCGTCGCGGTAGCGGGTGGCGTCGTCGGCGTTGGTGTGCGGCTCCATCCGGTAGGTGTGCGCCTCCACCAGGAACGGCCCGTTGCCGGCCCGGGCGTGCTCGACCGCGCG
This genomic stretch from Micromonospora krabiensis harbors:
- a CDS encoding alpha-ketoacid dehydrogenase subunit beta; protein product: MMATTMAKALNTALADAMAEDERVVVFGEDVGALGGVFRITDGLQARFGDKRCFDTPLAEAGIVGFAVGLAMSGLRPVVEMQFDAFAYPAFEQIASHVAKLRNRTRGALSVPIVIRVPYAGGIGGVEHHCDSSEAYYAHTPGLKVVTPATVADAYSLLREAIADPDPVVFMEPKKLYFSSADAELPARAEPFGRAVVRRPGRDATLVAYGPAVPVALEAAEAAREEGWDLEVVDVRTIVPFDDETITASVRRTGRCVVIQEAPGFAGVGAEIAARVQERCFHALHAPVLRVAGLDIPYPAPMLEHTHLPGVDRVLDAVARLQWDDQPDARWVPTHQGSAA